The Iamia sp. SCSIO 61187 genomic sequence AGCTCGACGCCATGACCGAGGACGACGCCCGCGCCGCGTGGATGCTCCCGCCCCCGGCCGAGGTGATGGTCGCGGTCGACGACGCGGGCGTCGTCGTCGGCACGGCCGAGGTCCGGCCCAACCAGGTCGGCCGGGGGAGCCACGTGGCCAACGCCAGCTTCATGGTCGACCCGGCGTGCGCCGGTCGGGGGATCGGCCGGGCCCTGGCCGAGGCCGTGCTCGAGCGGGCCCGCGCCGCTGGCTACCGCGCCATGCAGTTCAACGCCGTGGTCGCCTCCAACGTCCGTGCCATCGCCCTGTGGCGATCGCTCGGCTTCACCGTCGTGGGCACCGTCCCGGGCGCGTTCCGCCACGCCGAGCGGGGCGAGGTCGACCTCCTCGTCATGCACCGGTGGCTCTGAGCGGCCCACCGCCACGACAGGCTCGACCTCGATGTGTGAACAGCGCGTGACCGCGTGCGTCCACCATCAGCCGGCGGGCTGATCGCGGAGTATGGTCCGCCGATCTTGATGAGCGAACCCTCTACACCATCGACGCGCCGGACCGGGATCGTTTTTCTCGTCGTGCTCCTCGCGCTGCTGGCCCTGGAGCTCGTCGGCGGCGCCCCCGCGGGTGCGGCCGGGTCCGACCCCGGCGTGGCGACCCAGGCCGAGGAGCCGGCGGCCCCCACCGTCCGCGGCACCCTCGAGAACAAGAAGGGCACCCGCGACCGGTCCGACGACGAGCCCGTGCCGGACGTGACGGTCGTCCTCCTCGACGAGGGCGGCGACGAGGTCGCCGAGACCGAGTCCGACGACGAGGGGGCGTGGGAGATCGAGGCCCCCGGGCCCGGCACCTACAGCGTCCAGCTCGACCAGGACACGCTCCCCGACGGCGTGGGCCTGACCGAGCGGCCCGACACCACGGTCCAGCTCGCCCCCGGCGACTCGCAGATCCAGATCTTCCAGCTCGGCGCCCGCACGCGGAACGTCACCAGCGCCTTCGACAAGTTCCTCCAGCTCGGCTTCACCGGCATCCGCTTCGGGCTGATCATCGCCATCGCCGCCGTCGGCCTGTCGCTCATCTTCGGCACGACGGGGCTCACCAACTTCGCCCACGGCGAGATGGTCACCTTCGGAGGCATCGCCGCCTGGTACGCCAACGTCGACTGGGGCCTCCCGTTCATCCCCGCCGCCCTCGTGGCCATCGCCGCCGGCGCGGGTGGGGCGGCCGCCATGGAGGTCGGGATCTGGCGTCGGCTGCGTCGCCGCGGCGTGAGCCTCCTGGCGATGATGGTGGTGTCGATCGGCCTCTCGATCGTGCTGCGGTACGGGTTCCAGATGTTCTTCGGCGCCAGCCCGCGCGTCTACGCCGCCTACCAGGAGCAGGACCCCATCATCGTCGGCCCGGTGCGGATGGCGCCCCGCGACCTGTGGAGCATCGGGATCATCCTCGCCGTGCTCGTGGCGGTGGCGTTCGTCCTCCAGCGGACCCGCATCGGCAAGGCCATGCGCGCCGTGGCCGACAACCGGGACCTGGCGGCCTCGTCGGGCATCGACGTCGACCGGATCATCCTCTTCGTCTGGGTGCTGGGCGGGGGCCTGGCCGCCCTCGGCGGCCTCCTCTTCGCCCTCAACGAGCGCATCTCGTTCAACAGCGGGTTCAGCCTGCTGCTGCTGATGTTCGCCGGCATCACCCTCGGCGGCCTGGGCACGGCCTACGGCGCCCTCGTGGGCTCGTTCATCGTGGGCATGTTCATCCAGATCTCCACCCTCGACATCAGCGAGTCCATCCCCGGGGTCCCGCCCAACCTGAAGAACGTGGGCGCCCTGCTGGTCCTCATCCTCGTGCTCCTGGTCAGACCCCAGGGCATCCTCGGCCGGGCCGAGAGGGTCGGGTAGCGGCATGGACTGGAGCCTCATCCTCGAGAACGGCCTCAAGGCGCTGGTGGGCACCGACGCCGTCGTGTTCGCCCTGGCGGCCATCGGCCTCAACGTGCACTTCGGCTACACCGGCCTCGTCAACTTCGGGCAGGTGGCCTTCCTGGCCATGGGGGCCTACGGCATCGCCATGGGCGTCGTCACCTTCGGCCTGTCGATGTGGCTGGCCATCTTCCTGGGGCTCTTCGCCGCCGTGGTGCTGGCCGTGCTCCTGGGCCTGCCCACGCTCCGCCTGCGGTCGGACTACCTCGCCATCGTCACCATCGCCGCCGGTGAGATCGTGCGGCTGGTGCTCCGCTCGGCGTCGCTGCGCGGCACCACCGGCGGGTCCGACGGCCTCCAGGCCTTCGCCGACCCGTTCTTCGACATCAACCCCCTGCCCGGCCGGGGCGACGGGGTGGCCTTCGGGCCCATCCACCTCGGCGAGGGCGGCTACGGCCTGTTCAACATCACCTTCGGCCCCAACACGACGTGGGTCCTGATCGTCGGCTGGACCCTGGTGGGGCTCACGTCACTGATGGTGTGGGCCCTCATGCGCAGCCCGTGGGGTCGGATCGTGAAGTCGATCCGCGAGGACGAGGAGGCCGTCCGCAGCCTGGGCAAGAACGTCAACTGGTACAAGATGCAGTCGCTGATCCTGGGCGGCGTGATCGGTGCCATCGGCGGGGTCATCTTCGCCATCTCCCGCCAGTCCGTGCAGCCCGACAACTACTCGACCGCCCTCACCTTCTTCGCCTACACGGCGTTGATCCTCGGGGGCACGGCCCGCATCTTCGGGCCCATCGTGGGCTCGATGCTGTTCTGGTCGCTGCTCTCGTTCACCGACGTGACCCTGCGCCAGGCCGTGGCCAACGACCTCATCCCCGGCGACTTCCTCACCGGGACCCGTGTCGGCATCCTCCGGTTCATCCTCGTGGGGCTGGGGCTCATCTTGCTCATGGTGTTCCGACCACAGGGCATCTTCGGCGACAAGAAGGAGGTGGCCATCGGTGAGCGGGGCTGATCTCTCCAAGGGCGGACCGACCGACCTGACCAAGCCCGGCGGGCGGGGCCCGGACCCGGCGGCCGGGGTGCACGACACCGTGGAGCGGGTGCCGGGTGCGGCCAAGCCCGACCCCATCCTCGTGGCCGACGCCGTCCGCCGGACCTTTGGGGGCCTGACCGCCGTCGACGTCGACCACGTCGAGATCCAGCGGGGCATGATCACCGCCCTGATCGGGCCCAACGGCGCCGGCAAGACGACGTTCTTCAACCTCCTCACCGGCTTCGACAAGCCCGACCACGGGTGGTGGACCTTCAACGGCACCAACCTGGCCGGCATGCCGGCCCACAAGGTCGCCCGCCGCGGGATGGTCCGCACCTTCCAGCTGACCAAGTCGCTGAACCGGCTGCCGGTCATCGAGAACCTCAAGCTCGGCGCCACGGGGCAGCGGGGCGAGAGCTTCTTCGTCGGCCTCCTCGGCCCCCTCTGGGGCGCCCAGGAGCGAGAGATCGAGGCCCGCGCCGACGAGCTGCTCGTCCGCTTCAAGCTCGACCACATGCGCAACGAGTTCGCCGGCTCCCTCTCGGGTGGTCAGCGCAAGCTGCTCGAGATGGCCCGGGCCCTCATGGTCCAGCCCCAGCTGGTGATGCTCGACGAGCCCATGGCCGGCGTGAACCCCGCCCTCACCCAGTCGCTCCTCGGCCACGTGAAGTCGCTGCGCGACGAGGGCATGACCGTCCTCTTCGTCGAGCACGACATGGACGTCGTCCACGACATCAGCGACTGGGTGATCGTCATGGGGGAGGGGCGGGTCATCGCCGAGGGCACCCCCCGTGACATCTCGGCCAACCCCGCCGTGATCGACGCCTACCTCGGCTCCCACCACGACGCCCCCCTCAGCGCCGAGGAGGAGTCGCAGGTGCTGGCCGAGGTCGACGCCGCCATCGCCCAGGAGGAGGCCCGATGACCGAGCCCGGCGGACCATCGCTCGACAAGGCACCCGCGCCGGAGCCGACCGACGCCCGGACCGGCGCCGTCCTCCCCTCGGCCGAGGTCGGAGGGTCGGGCGACCGCATCGTCGTCGCCGAGGACATCGTCGCCGGCTACGTCCCCGAGGTGAACATCCTCAACGGCTGCTCGCTCTACCTCGACCGCCAGGAGCTGGTGGGCATCATCGGCCCCAACGGCGCCGGCAAGTCCACCTTCCTCAAGGCTCTGTTCGGCCTCATCCCCATCCGGGCCGGCACCATGACCCTCGAGGGCCGCAACATCTCCGGGCTCAAGGCCAACCAGCTGGTGGCCCGCGGCATCGGCTACGTGCCCCAGAACGACAACGTCTTCCCCCGGCTCACCGTCGAGGAGAACCTCGAGATGGGCGCCTACAAGCAGAAGGGCTCCGCCTTCAAGGAGCGCTTCGACGTCGTCTGCGACCTGTTCCCCATGCTCGGCGAGCGCCGCAAGCAGCGGGCCGGCTCGCTGTCGGGCGGCGAGCGCCAGATGGTCGCCATGGGCCGCGCCCTCATGCCCGACCCCCAGGTCCTCCTCCTCGACGAGCCCTCCGCCGGGCTGTCGCCGCTGTACCAGGACGAGGTGTTCATCCGCTGCCGGCGCATCAACGCCGCCGGCGTCTCGATCATCATGGTCGAGCAGAACGCCCGGCGCTGCCTCCAGATCTGCGACCGGGCCTACGTCCTCGACCAGGGCACCAACGCCTACACCGGCGGGGGCGAGGAGCTCCTCCACGACCCCAAGGTCATCGAGCTCTACCTGGGGACGCTGGCGCGGGCCTAGCGGCCTCTCGTCGGACGCCTCGCTGGCGCTCGGCCTCCTCCTCGAACTCGGGGTGCTCGCTGCGCTCGCCCTGAAGATCTTCCCGGAGCGGGACGCCTCGTTCCTCGGCGCCACCGCTCCTCTGCGGGGGGAGACCCCCCGCACCCCCCTGCGGCTGCGCCGGGCCGGGCCTGGTCGCGGGACATCTGGCTGGGTCGCGATCGGGCGCCGTCTGGGCTGGCGCGCCGGGCGTTGGCGGGCTTGCTGCGCTCGCCGGGGCACCAGGGTGGCGGGCTTGCTGCGCTCGCTGGGACGCGGGAGGGCCCCGGCCTTGCGGCCGGGGCCCTCTCAGGTTCTGGTCCTCAGCTGAGGGGCTGGATCAGCCCTCGGCCTCGAAGGTCTCGCCGGTGGCGTTGCCCATGTTGCCGTCGGTGCCGTAGATCGGCACGTCCGCCGGGCCGTAGCCCTGCTTGATGAGCTCGGACACGATGCGAGCCGACTCCTCGAAGCCGATGACGACGATGGCGTCGGGGTCCTCACCGACGACCTCGTTCACCTCGGACTCGAAGGTCTGGGCGTCGGGCGAGTACGGCACGATGGTGAGCACCTCACCACCGGCCTCCTCGAACGACGACTGGAGGTCCTCGGCCAGGCCGTTGCCGTAGGAGTCGTCGAGGTTCAGCACGGCGATGGACGCGTTGCCGTCCTCGGCGATGACCTCGGCGAGCACGGCGCCCTGGAGGATGTCCGACGGGGCGTTGCGGAAGTACAGGCCCTTGTCGTCGTAGGTGCTCAGCTCCTTGGAGGTGTTGGCCGGCGAGAACATGGTGACGCCGGCGTTCACCACCGCGTCGATGACCGTCAAGGTGACGCCCGAGGAGGCGGCACCGATGATGGCATCGGCGTTCTGCGACAGCAGCCGGTCGACCGACTGGCTGGCGATGTCGGTGGTGGTGTCACCGGAGTCGGCCAGGACGAGCTCGACGTCCTGGCCGTTGAAGCCACCGGCCTCGTTGATCTCGTTGACGGCGACCTGCACACCAGCGACCTCGGGCGGGCCGAGGAAGGCGAGGCTGCCGGTCTCCGGGAGGAGGGTGCCGATGGTGAGGACGCCGTTGCCGGCCCGGTCGACCTCGGTCTCGGCGAGCGGGATGTCCGCGACCTCGGCCGGGGCCTCGATGGTCTTGAACTCGGTGAGCTCGTCGTCGATGCGGTTGTCCTCACCGAACTGGAGCACGCCGTAGGAACCGACCGTGGGCTCGCCGTTGCCGGAGAACTCGTGGGGGCCGGAGACGCCGTCGTAGTCGATGTCCTCACCGGCCTCGACGAGAGCGAGGCAGTCCGCGTACGTCGTGCACTTCTCGCCCTCCTTCGTCACCCCGACGATCTCGGCGGCGTGGGCGCTGCCGTCGTCGTCGGCGATCTGCGCCGCCAGGGCGATCACGATGGCGGCGTCGTAGGACTCCGGCCCGTAGTTGTAGTCCTGGAGGTTCGGATCGACCTCGTCCATCCGGGCCTGGAAGGCCTCGACCTCGGGCGTGAGCTCGGGGAGGGGCGTGGTGCCCCGCCAGCCCGCCAGGCTGCCCGTGGCCTCGCCGTCGCCGCCGGCCTCGGTGGTGTCGCCACCATCGCCTCCGCCCTCGGCCTCGGTGGTGTCGGTCTCGCCACCACCGTTGTCCCCGCCATCGCCCGAGTCGTCGTCGTCACCGCAGGCTGCAGCGAGGAGGACGAAGGCGAACAGCAGGGCGAAGAGGCGCATGAGCACCCTCTTGTCTCGCATGTATCTGTGTCCCTTCAGATGTGTGATCGACGACCTGGTGACCCCGAGGCCGACGGACGCGCATCGTAGGCCCTCCTCGCCCAGCCTGCCCGTGATGGACGGCCCCCCGTCACCGGATGTTCACACGCCCGACCCGACCCTCGACGGGCCACCTGCCGGTCACGCCGGCTCGACGGTGATCGTGTACGTCGCCGGGCCCGCGGTGAAGAGGTACACCTCCATGGTCGCCTCGAGCGGGCCGTCGACGACGAGCACCTCGTCGCCGTCGACGGCGTAGGACTCGCCGTCGAGCTCGACGTCGACGTCCTCGTCGGGGTCGTCGGCGGCGACCGTCACCACCACGCTCACGCCGTCGGGCACGACGATGTCGTGGAAGGCGACGTCGAGGTCGTCCTCGAGGGTCCCCGTGGCGACGGTGTCCCCGTCGACGGTGGCATCGGACCCCGACCCCGGGGCCGGCGGGGCCACGACCTCGAAGGCCACCGAGACGTCGACCTCGTCATCGCCGAGCAGCCCGCCGCGCCGCATGACGAGGAGGTAGTCGGAGCCCGGGGCGAAGGAGCAGCGCTCGCCCTCGACGCAGGCGAGCTCGCCGTCCTCGAAGACCTCGACGTCGGCGTCGCCGTCGACCACGGGCTCGGCCGTCACCTCTCGGTTGACGGTGAAGGCGACGCGGCGGACGGGCTCCGCCGGCGACACCACGCCCTCGACGGTGCCCGAGAGGGACACCTCGCCCAGGTCCTCGTCGACCACCCGCCCGAGCGTCACCGTCACCGGCGCGTCCCCGTCCCGGCTCTGGCGCTCCAGGACGAGCAGGTAGGAGCGACCCGCCGCGACGGTGTACCCCTCGAGCTCGCGCTCGAGCTCGTCGCCGTCCTGGTCCACGAGGTACGCGTCGGTCTCGTCGTCCACCGTCACGATGACCTCGCCGTCCTCGGGGACGGTCACCGTGCGGGTCGCCACGCCGGCGTCGCCCAGGTCGACCTCGAAGGTCTCCCCGAGCGGGGCCTCGCCGGCGGGCTCCACCAGGTCGGGACGGCCGACGAGGGTGACGACGACGTCGTGGTCGAGGTGCGGCAGCACGTCGCGGATGCCCTGGAAGATCGTCCGCACCGGGCTGACGACCCACCCGCCGCGCTCCTCGACGACGACCACCGTCGGGTCGTCGGGCAGGAGGGCCCGTCCGAGGTAGGTGTCGTCCGCCGCCGCGCACGTGTCGTCGACCAGCTCCTCCATCACCTCGGAGCGGAGGCACCAGCCGTCGAGCTCCCACCCGACCTCGCCGTCGGAACCCTCGACCGTCCCCTCGGCCCCGAGGACGCGGACCTGGGCCAGCCCCCCGCCCTGCTCCTCGACCTCCACGTCGATGTCGGTGACCTCGAGGTCGGGGTCGGGGGCGAGCTCGTCCTCGGCCTCGCCCTCCAGCAGCTCGGTGAGGGCCTCCTCGTAGGGGACGAGGACCGCCCACTCGTCCTCGGGGAGGGCGGCGGTCACGTCGCGGAGGTCGAGCTGCCCGATCGCCTCGACCAGCGCCACCACCGCCGCCTCGGGGTCGGGGGCGGGGTCGCGTCGCTCGACGTCGGCGTCGAAGTCGGCCTCCGCCAGGTCGAGGCCGTCGACGACCTGCTCGGCGATCGTGTAGGCCACGCTGACGAACCAGCCCCCGCCGCGCCGCACGGTGACGAGGTACGCCTGGTCCTCGTCGACCACGTCGTCGACCTCGTCGCTGATGTCGGCCTCATCGGACGACGCCTCCACCTCGTCGGGCAGCAGGCGCCGGGTCCGGTCGCTCAGGTCGTCGGGGTCGAAGGCGTAGCCGAGCGTCCCGTCGACGACGTGCACGCGGGCCACGTCGCCGGCGAGGGGCTCGACCTCGTAGGTCAGGTCCTCGGCCGTGAGGTCGATCCCGGCGAAGGTGTCCCCCTCGGGGGCGAAGCCCTCGTCCTCGGCCCGGTCGGTGACCTCGGCGAGGAGGTCGCCCAGCGTCGCCACCTCGTCCGGGGCGAGGGCGGCCGCGGCGGCGACCGGGTCCTCGGCCGCGATCGCCTCGGCCAGGCGCTCGACCGCCGCCTCCGGGCTGCTCGCGCCCGAGCCGCCGGCGC encodes the following:
- a CDS encoding GNAT family N-acetyltransferase, translating into MALVVRTATAEDWPAIWPIWRQVVAAGDTYVWELDAMTEDDARAAWMLPPPAEVMVAVDDAGVVVGTAEVRPNQVGRGSHVANASFMVDPACAGRGIGRALAEAVLERARAAGYRAMQFNAVVASNVRAIALWRSLGFTVVGTVPGAFRHAERGEVDLLVMHRWL
- a CDS encoding branched-chain amino acid ABC transporter permease, translated to MSEPSTPSTRRTGIVFLVVLLALLALELVGGAPAGAAGSDPGVATQAEEPAAPTVRGTLENKKGTRDRSDDEPVPDVTVVLLDEGGDEVAETESDDEGAWEIEAPGPGTYSVQLDQDTLPDGVGLTERPDTTVQLAPGDSQIQIFQLGARTRNVTSAFDKFLQLGFTGIRFGLIIAIAAVGLSLIFGTTGLTNFAHGEMVTFGGIAAWYANVDWGLPFIPAALVAIAAGAGGAAAMEVGIWRRLRRRGVSLLAMMVVSIGLSIVLRYGFQMFFGASPRVYAAYQEQDPIIVGPVRMAPRDLWSIGIILAVLVAVAFVLQRTRIGKAMRAVADNRDLAASSGIDVDRIILFVWVLGGGLAALGGLLFALNERISFNSGFSLLLLMFAGITLGGLGTAYGALVGSFIVGMFIQISTLDISESIPGVPPNLKNVGALLVLILVLLVRPQGILGRAERVG
- a CDS encoding ABC transporter ATP-binding protein; this encodes MTEPGGPSLDKAPAPEPTDARTGAVLPSAEVGGSGDRIVVAEDIVAGYVPEVNILNGCSLYLDRQELVGIIGPNGAGKSTFLKALFGLIPIRAGTMTLEGRNISGLKANQLVARGIGYVPQNDNVFPRLTVEENLEMGAYKQKGSAFKERFDVVCDLFPMLGERRKQRAGSLSGGERQMVAMGRALMPDPQVLLLDEPSAGLSPLYQDEVFIRCRRINAAGVSIIMVEQNARRCLQICDRAYVLDQGTNAYTGGGEELLHDPKVIELYLGTLARA
- a CDS encoding branched-chain amino acid ABC transporter permease, with amino-acid sequence MDWSLILENGLKALVGTDAVVFALAAIGLNVHFGYTGLVNFGQVAFLAMGAYGIAMGVVTFGLSMWLAIFLGLFAAVVLAVLLGLPTLRLRSDYLAIVTIAAGEIVRLVLRSASLRGTTGGSDGLQAFADPFFDINPLPGRGDGVAFGPIHLGEGGYGLFNITFGPNTTWVLIVGWTLVGLTSLMVWALMRSPWGRIVKSIREDEEAVRSLGKNVNWYKMQSLILGGVIGAIGGVIFAISRQSVQPDNYSTALTFFAYTALILGGTARIFGPIVGSMLFWSLLSFTDVTLRQAVANDLIPGDFLTGTRVGILRFILVGLGLILLMVFRPQGIFGDKKEVAIGERG
- a CDS encoding ABC transporter substrate-binding protein; protein product: MRDKRVLMRLFALLFAFVLLAAACGDDDDSGDGGDNGGGETDTTEAEGGGDGGDTTEAGGDGEATGSLAGWRGTTPLPELTPEVEAFQARMDEVDPNLQDYNYGPESYDAAIVIALAAQIADDDGSAHAAEIVGVTKEGEKCTTYADCLALVEAGEDIDYDGVSGPHEFSGNGEPTVGSYGVLQFGEDNRIDDELTEFKTIEAPAEVADIPLAETEVDRAGNGVLTIGTLLPETGSLAFLGPPEVAGVQVAVNEINEAGGFNGQDVELVLADSGDTTTDIASQSVDRLLSQNADAIIGAASSGVTLTVIDAVVNAGVTMFSPANTSKELSTYDDKGLYFRNAPSDILQGAVLAEVIAEDGNASIAVLNLDDSYGNGLAEDLQSSFEEAGGEVLTIVPYSPDAQTFESEVNEVVGEDPDAIVVIGFEESARIVSELIKQGYGPADVPIYGTDGNMGNATGETFEAEG
- a CDS encoding ABC transporter ATP-binding protein; this encodes MSGADLSKGGPTDLTKPGGRGPDPAAGVHDTVERVPGAAKPDPILVADAVRRTFGGLTAVDVDHVEIQRGMITALIGPNGAGKTTFFNLLTGFDKPDHGWWTFNGTNLAGMPAHKVARRGMVRTFQLTKSLNRLPVIENLKLGATGQRGESFFVGLLGPLWGAQEREIEARADELLVRFKLDHMRNEFAGSLSGGQRKLLEMARALMVQPQLVMLDEPMAGVNPALTQSLLGHVKSLRDEGMTVLFVEHDMDVVHDISDWVIVMGEGRVIAEGTPRDISANPAVIDAYLGSHHDAPLSAEEESQVLAEVDAAIAQEEAR